The Nocardioides salarius genome includes a region encoding these proteins:
- a CDS encoding SRPBCC family protein, translating into MPSVERTVTVSQPIQKVWDYLSDFRNSEEWDPPSVSTERTSGDGGVGTTYHNVSKLLGSEQEVDYTVTKFEEPHTFQLEGDAGSIQLLDTITCEESDGHTSVTYHAEFDPQGAAKLAEPLMPAGLKVLADKVAASMEEHLSRL; encoded by the coding sequence GTGCCGTCAGTCGAGCGCACCGTCACCGTCAGCCAGCCGATCCAGAAGGTCTGGGACTACCTCAGCGACTTCCGCAACAGCGAGGAGTGGGACCCGCCCTCGGTCAGCACCGAGCGCACCAGCGGCGACGGGGGAGTCGGGACGACCTACCACAACGTCTCGAAGCTCCTCGGCTCCGAGCAGGAGGTCGACTACACCGTCACGAAGTTCGAGGAGCCGCACACCTTCCAGCTCGAGGGCGACGCCGGGTCGATCCAGCTGCTCGACACCATCACCTGCGAGGAGAGCGACGGGCACACCTCGGTGACCTACCACGCCGAGTTCGACCCGCAGGGTGCCGCGAAGCTGGCCGAGCCGCTGATGCCCGCCGGCCTGAAGGTGCTGGCCGACAAGGTCGCGGCCAGCATGGAGGAGCACCTGAGCAGGCTCTGA